The following coding sequences lie in one Heyndrickxia oleronia genomic window:
- the noc gene encoding nucleoid occlusion protein: protein MKHPFSRFFGVGEKVEEAEREIISENEEVRKIPTSCIVPNRFQPRTIFDDNKIEELARTIHTHGIIQPIVVREYSTNQFEIIAGERRFRAVQKLGWDKVPAIIKNFNDTETASVALIENLQREELSPIEEAVAYGKLLELHNLTQEALAQRLGKGQSTVANKLRLLKLPQEVQDALLQKLITERHARALIPLKEPEKQIKLLAEIIEKNLNVKQTEDYVVRLLNKSERKAKPRRQAFSKDMRIAVNTIRQSLTMVADNGIKLDSEEEEFDEYYQITIKIPKKK from the coding sequence ATGAAGCATCCTTTCTCTCGTTTCTTTGGTGTGGGCGAAAAAGTGGAAGAGGCGGAAAGGGAAATCATAAGTGAAAATGAGGAAGTTAGGAAAATACCAACTTCTTGCATAGTTCCCAATCGTTTTCAGCCAAGGACCATATTTGATGATAATAAAATTGAAGAGTTGGCAAGAACCATCCATACACATGGAATTATTCAGCCAATTGTTGTACGAGAGTATAGTACCAATCAATTTGAAATAATTGCAGGTGAACGCAGATTTAGAGCTGTTCAAAAGTTAGGTTGGGATAAGGTCCCTGCTATTATTAAAAACTTTAATGATACAGAAACGGCTTCTGTTGCATTAATTGAAAATCTTCAGCGAGAAGAGCTATCTCCGATTGAGGAAGCAGTTGCCTATGGAAAGCTTTTGGAATTACATAATCTTACGCAAGAAGCATTGGCACAAAGGCTTGGAAAAGGTCAATCGACCGTTGCTAATAAGCTTCGTTTACTTAAGCTTCCACAGGAAGTACAAGACGCACTTTTACAAAAATTAATTACAGAGCGTCATGCTCGTGCACTTATTCCTTTAAAAGAACCAGAAAAGCAAATTAAGCTTTTAGCTGAAATTATCGAAAAAAACCTCAATGTGAAACAAACCGAAGATTATGTTGTTAGGTTATTAAATAAATCAGAACGAAAAGCAAAACCACGTCGCCAAGCATTTAGTAAAGATATGAGGATTGCTGTAAATACAATCCGTCAATCTTTAACAATGGTCGCTGACAATGGCATTAAGTTAGATTCTGAAGAAGAAGAATTTGATGAATACTATCAAATTACAATAAAGATTCCTAAGAAAAAATAA